From the Lolium rigidum isolate FL_2022 chromosome 2, APGP_CSIRO_Lrig_0.1, whole genome shotgun sequence genome, one window contains:
- the LOC124689956 gene encoding AAA-ATPase At3g28610-like translates to MPRPKATMPSPKGAVERYAGLGSALTSLGSALAGLMFVWSMVRPFLPRTVFKYYLGHLMRRHARWLVALLDPWLTITITDHDGGGRLGIGAVYDRAKAYLSAQCATRARSLRAELAARGTERFLLSMDHNEEIADEFQGATVWWHSVSLGGAVPRRTYRLVFHERHRDLIVESYLPHVSREGRAIMASTRRQKLFTNTFDRHNCSWSYVVFEHPSTFDTLAMDPAKKRAIMDDLDAFRNGRDYYARIGKAWKRGYLLYGPPGTGKSTMIAAMANYLDYDVYNIELTSVTTNAELQRLFVETKGKSIIVVEDIDCAADLTGKRDRKKPPPPGPDDYEEARKVTLSGLLNAIDGLWSACGGERIIIFTTNHVEKLDPALIRRGRMDKHIEMSYCCFEAFRFLARNYHGIDAHPLFDGIEALLHEAEITPADVAEHLMPKCASDDADSCLASLVKALADKAKENATTAVINSMDVLLKDDETVLDK, encoded by the exons ATGCCGCGGCCGAAGGCGACGATGCCGTCGCCGAAGGGGGCAGTCGAGCGTTACGCCGGGCTGGGATCGGCGCTGACGAGCCTCGGGTCGGCGCTGGCGGGCCTGATGTTCGTGTGGAGCATGGTCCGCCCCTTCCTCCCGCGCACCGTCTTCAAGTACTACCTCGGCCACCTCATGCGGCGGCACGCGCGCTGGCTCGTGGCGCTCCTCGACCCCTggctcaccatcaccatcaccgacCACGACGGCGGCGGCCGCCTGGGCATCGGGGCCGTCTACGACCGGGCCAAGGCCTACCTCAGCGCCCAGTGCGCCACCCGGGCGAGGTCGCTCCGGGCCGAGCTCGCCGCGCGCGGCACCGAGCGCTTCCTCCTCAGCATGGACCACAACGAGGAGATCGCCGACGAGTTCCAAGGCGCCACCGTCTGGTGGCACTCCGTGTCCCTCGGAGGGGCCGTCCCCCGCCGCACCTACCGGCTCGTCTTCCACGAGCGCCACCGCGACCTCATCGTCGAGTCCTACCTCCCCCACGTCTCCCGCGAGGGCCGCGCCATCATGGCCAGCACGCGCCGCCAGAAGCTCTTCACCAACACCTTCGACCG GCACAACTGCTCCTGGAGCTACGTGGTGTTCGAGCACCCCTCCACCTTCGACACGCTGGCCATGGACCCTGCCAAGAAGCGCGCCATCATGGACGACCTCGACGCGTTCCGGAACGGCAGGGACTACTACGCGCGCATCGGCAAGGCCTGGAAGCGCGGCTACCTCCTCTACGGCCCGCCGGGCACCGGCAAGTCCACCATGATCGCCGCCATGGCCAACTACCTCGACTACGACGTCTACAACATCGAGCTCACCTCCGTCACCACCAACGCCGAGCTCCAGCGCCTCTTCGTCGAGACCAAGGGCAAGTCCATCATCGTCGTCGAGGACATCGACTGCGCCGCCGACCTCACCGGCAAGCGCGACAGgaagaagccgccgccgccgggccccgacgactacgaggaggCCAGGAAGGTCACGCTCTCCGGCCTGCTCAACGCCATCGACGGGCTCTGGTCGGCGTGCGGGGGAGAGcgcatcatcatcttcaccaccaACCACGTCGAGAAGCTGGATCCGGCGCTCATCCGCCGCGGCCGCATGGACAAGCACATCGAGATGTCCTACTGCTGCTTCGAGGCCTTCAGGTTCCTCGCCAGGAACTACCACGGCATCGACGCCCATCCTCTGTTCGACGGCATCGAGGCGCTGCTGCACGAGGCCGAGATCACCCCCGCCGACGTCGCCGAGCACCTGATGCCCAAGTGCGCCTCCGACGACGCCGACTCCTGCCTCGCCAGTCTTGTCAAGGCGCTGGCCGACAAGGCCAAGGAGAATGCCACGACGGCCGTGATCAACTCCATGGACGTGCTCCTCAAGGACGACGAGACTGTGCTGGACAAGTAG